The Dickeya poaceiphila DNA window ACCGACAATCATTAACGTAAATAATGCGGACAATACTTTCAGCGCACCATATTTCTGTGATAAACGACCTGCCTGTGGCGCGGTAAAAAAGCTCATGATGAAACTGAAGGAAATCAACCCGGCATTGGCATGGGAAACATTGAACGGTTCACGTGCCAGATAAAAAGCCAGATAGTTGTACAACGAGGTAAACACACCAAAGATAATGAAACTGACCACATACATCAGAGACAGTTTCTTGTTTTTAAAATGCGCCATAGCGCCTTTGATGATGTGACTAAAGTTCAGGCTGCTGCTGGCCTTGAAGTTTTTCGATGCGGGTAGTACTAACGACACCAGCAATGCTGCAAACATCAACGTAAAGGCAAAGCAGTAGAAGATAAAATCAATAGATACATGACCAATCAACTGGCTGGCGATAACACGACCTGACATACCGCCAATCGAGTTGCCAAACACGAAATAACCCGTCACGACGCCTGCCACCACCGGTGCAACTTCTTCACTGATATAGGCTGTGGCTGCTGCGGCAATACCACTTAATGACAGACCGATTATACCGCGCAGTATCACCAGCAATGTCCAGGATTTTACCAGCGGGCAAATCAGCGTCAGCAAACCGCCCAGCAATAGCGATACCACAATCAGCCGTTTGCGCCCGTAACGGTCAGCCAGTGTACCGGTAAACAGCAACCCGATTGCCAGCAACGCCGTTTCCGCCGACAGAATAATACTGACCTGGCTAACGGGAATATCATACTCTTTAGCCAACACCGGTAATAACGGTTGAATAAAAAACAGCGATGCCAGTTCAGCCAGGCCAGAAAACGCCAGAGCAAAAATGACACGCAAGTATTGAGAAACATTAACCTGCTTTTCCTGGCGATCAGGCGTCGGAGTCTGAATTGCACTCATGATAACCTCACAATATTTTTTGTAGAGATACTGGGGAAATATAAAAACACTTATTGCATTAATTATTTTTTAAATATTTTCGGCGTCCAACGCGTATGACGGAACAAACACATTTCCATCAAATAATTTTCTTGCCGTTCGGATCACTGATGCACGAATATCTTCATGACGTTCGCCGTTTTTCATTAATGATACGGCAATTTTTCCACTGGGGTGTTCAATACGGACGGATTCTAAAAAGCCGTTGCGGTATTCGGCTGGCAACACATCTTGCGCCACACTGCCTTCAACCACACAGGCGGTGGAAATACCAATAGACCCAGTAATTGCCAGCGAACGATGACAGTTATGCGGCATAAAATAACGTACCTGAATAGTACCACCTGCATTCGGCGAGCTGAGTAATACCGGTTTAGGGATCACTTTATTGCTGACATCACCCAGGCCCATCGCCTGCCCGGCTTGTAACCGAATATGCTCCAGTCGCTGCATAAATGCGCTGTCTGCATCCAGATCTTGTGGCAACTCGCTGCCGGTCTTGTCCAGTGAACGCGCATCAATCAATACCATCGGCATTGCCATATCGATACAGGTCACATCTACGCCATCAAACACATCGCGCACGTTGCCGGTAGGAAACAGTTTGCCGGTTTTGCTGCCAGCTGAATTCAGGAATGTCAGCCCGACCGGGGCTGCGCGACCAGGTACGCCATCGATTTCAGTTTCGCCATCGTACTCTACGCGCTGCTGCGGCGTATTAATATCCGCGTCCACCATCGTACCGGTATTCAGATTACGAATACGCACGCGTGTGGTAGGATGAGTGGCGGTCACCAGGCCATGCTCAATGGCGAACGGACCCACGGCACACAGCATATTGCCGCAGTTTGGTGTGGTATCCACCCGACGTTCTTTCACCATCACCTGTGCAAACAGGTAGTCCACATCTGCATCCGGATGGGTGGATTTGCTGACAATGGCTACTTTGCTGGTTTGCGGCGCGCCGCCGCCAATGCCATCGATTTCCAGCTCGTGACCTGAACCCATCAACCCCAGCAATACTTCATCACGCTGCTGGCTATCTTGCGGCAAATCACTGGCTAAAATCACCGGGCCTTTTGATGTGCCGCCGCGCATTAATACACAGGGAATCTTTACCATCACGTTCTCTCACGCTTTCACTACTTTTGATGGCATAAGCATCCCATAGCGCGATCAATGACTCTAATGTCAAAAAAATAGCGATTAATTTGTTTCTTGCATTAATGATACGCTGATTACAGATTAGCGAGTCACCACCATCGGCAGGAGGGAAAAAACGATGCAGCATGAGCTTCAGGGCATCAAAGCATTTGTCAAAATTGCGGATACAGGTTGTTTTACTAAGGCCTCAGAACTGTTACATATTTCTCAGCCTGCATTAACACGGCGGATAAAAAAACTGGAAGAGAGCCTGGGTGCGACACTGTTTGAACGCTCGACGCGTCGGGTTAGTCTGACCGCCGTTGGCAAAAGCTTTCTGCCAAATGCACGAAATCTGCTTGATTTTTATGAAAATGCCATCCTGAACATTCAGGAAATGGCCTCGCATCAGACAGGTTTTGTTACGTTATCGTGTATTCCAACTGCGGCCTTCTACTTTCTGCCCGCTGTGATTCGTAATTACAACGAACACTACCCGAATATCCGCATTCGCATACTGGAACACAG harbors:
- a CDS encoding MFS transporter, encoding MSAIQTPTPDRQEKQVNVSQYLRVIFALAFSGLAELASLFFIQPLLPVLAKEYDIPVSQVSIILSAETALLAIGLLFTGTLADRYGRKRLIVVSLLLGGLLTLICPLVKSWTLLVILRGIIGLSLSGIAAAATAYISEEVAPVVAGVVTGYFVFGNSIGGMSGRVIASQLIGHVSIDFIFYCFAFTLMFAALLVSLVLPASKNFKASSSLNFSHIIKGAMAHFKNKKLSLMYVVSFIIFGVFTSLYNYLAFYLAREPFNVSHANAGLISFSFIMSFFTAPQAGRLSQKYGALKVLSALFTLMIVGMLMTLTANLTIFIIGAILFTGCFFGCHSIGLSWVSKNATHARGQATALYLFFYYMGGSVVGYCNGLIFSSAGWMGMTAFIITLLVSGIVVATYLNGIQRVSLVAAENNK
- a CDS encoding 4-oxalomesaconate tautomerase translates to MVKIPCVLMRGGTSKGPVILASDLPQDSQQRDEVLLGLMGSGHELEIDGIGGGAPQTSKVAIVSKSTHPDADVDYLFAQVMVKERRVDTTPNCGNMLCAVGPFAIEHGLVTATHPTTRVRIRNLNTGTMVDADINTPQQRVEYDGETEIDGVPGRAAPVGLTFLNSAGSKTGKLFPTGNVRDVFDGVDVTCIDMAMPMVLIDARSLDKTGSELPQDLDADSAFMQRLEHIRLQAGQAMGLGDVSNKVIPKPVLLSSPNAGGTIQVRYFMPHNCHRSLAITGSIGISTACVVEGSVAQDVLPAEYRNGFLESVRIEHPSGKIAVSLMKNGERHEDIRASVIRTARKLFDGNVFVPSYALDAENI